In Mytilus galloprovincialis chromosome 1, xbMytGall1.hap1.1, whole genome shotgun sequence, the following are encoded in one genomic region:
- the LOC143055511 gene encoding neurocalcin homolog — MGGKVCKGRGTTPDDFDKQVEYLRSKFKLTDEQIAQYKAFFNDFSEHKKTIERDNFQKVYQILYRNEDAAEFADRVFDAFDTNQSGSVDFVEFAAGLTMMDSKHTEQKISIAFNMFDKDGSNALSEQEVTDMITAYYKLLGPHISISPVDVAHELFEKMDLNSDQKVTYDEFTTTAKNDPKVLAILDPQV; from the exons ATGGGTGGAAAAGTATGCAAGGGACGTGGTACAACGCCAGATGATTTTGATAAACAAGTGGAATATTTAAGGTCGAAGTTTAAACTTACAGATGAGCAAATCGCTCAATATAAAGCATTTTTCAATGACTTCTCGGAAcataagaaaacaattgaaagagATAACTTCCAGAAAGTGTATCAAATATTGTACAGGAATGAAGACGCTGCTGAGTTTGCAGATAGGGTTTTCGATGCCTTTGACACTAATCAAAGCGGAAGTGTAGATTTTGTGGAATTTGCAGCAGGTTTAACAATGATGGACAGCAAACACACAGAACAGAAAATATCAATAGCGTTTAATATGTTTGACAAAGACGGCAGTAATGCACTAAGTGAACAAGAAGTTACTGATATGATCACG GCATATTATAAGCTACTCGGACCTCATATTTCAATATCACCAGTTGATGTAGCGCATGAGCTATTCGAGAAAATGGACCTAAACAGTGATCAGAAAGTGACATACGATGAATTTACAACAACAGCAAAAAATGATCCCAAAGTATTAGCAATTCTAGATCCACAAGTGTAA
- the LOC143055533 gene encoding neurocalcin-like isoform X1 yields the protein MQVHCIKDYTNEKARMGGKPSTIPKKELQERFHLTNQQYEDLKQIFKENSKGKSELSKKEFRRVYSGRFPGNATKFADKMFDCFDTDGSGTVDFTEFVIGICMMDSDKVEDKINIAFSLFDSDKSGSIDRVEVRDLLRAYNDLFGSSANEINPQTVANQLFDAMDRNNDDVISKEEFTSAVHKIPELLNLIRPDPGD from the exons ATGCAAGTGCACTGCATCAAAG ATTATACTAATGAAAAGGCAAGAATGGGAGGCAAACCGAGTACTATTCCAAAGAAGGAACTGCAAGAGAGATTTCATCTGACAAACCAACAATATGAGGAtctaaaacaaattttcaaagaaaactcAAAAGGCAAAAGTGAATTGTCTAAAAAGGAATTTCGACGTGTCTATAGTGGACGCTTTCCTGGGAACGCCACTAAGTTTGCAGATAAGATGTTTGACTGCTTTGATACGGACGGCAGTGGAACTGTGGATTTTACTGAATTTGTGATAGGAATATGTATGATGGACAGTGATAAAGTCGAAGATAAAATCAATATTGCATTTTCATTATTCGATTCGGATAAAAGTGGATCTATAGACCGAGTTGAAGTCAGAGATCTTCTACGG gCTTACAACGACCTGTTTGGGTCCTCTGCGAACGAAATAAATCCACAAACAGTAGCAAATCAGTTGTTCGACGCCATGGATAGAAATAATGACGATGTAATTTCAAAAGAAGAGTTTACATCAGCTGTGCATAAAATACCAGAACTTCTTAATCTCATTCGACCTGATCCTGgagattaa
- the LOC143055533 gene encoding neurocalcin-like isoform X2 codes for MGGKPSTIPKKELQERFHLTNQQYEDLKQIFKENSKGKSELSKKEFRRVYSGRFPGNATKFADKMFDCFDTDGSGTVDFTEFVIGICMMDSDKVEDKINIAFSLFDSDKSGSIDRVEVRDLLRAYNDLFGSSANEINPQTVANQLFDAMDRNNDDVISKEEFTSAVHKIPELLNLIRPDPGD; via the exons ATGGGAGGCAAACCGAGTACTATTCCAAAGAAGGAACTGCAAGAGAGATTTCATCTGACAAACCAACAATATGAGGAtctaaaacaaattttcaaagaaaactcAAAAGGCAAAAGTGAATTGTCTAAAAAGGAATTTCGACGTGTCTATAGTGGACGCTTTCCTGGGAACGCCACTAAGTTTGCAGATAAGATGTTTGACTGCTTTGATACGGACGGCAGTGGAACTGTGGATTTTACTGAATTTGTGATAGGAATATGTATGATGGACAGTGATAAAGTCGAAGATAAAATCAATATTGCATTTTCATTATTCGATTCGGATAAAAGTGGATCTATAGACCGAGTTGAAGTCAGAGATCTTCTACGG gCTTACAACGACCTGTTTGGGTCCTCTGCGAACGAAATAAATCCACAAACAGTAGCAAATCAGTTGTTCGACGCCATGGATAGAAATAATGACGATGTAATTTCAAAAGAAGAGTTTACATCAGCTGTGCATAAAATACCAGAACTTCTTAATCTCATTCGACCTGATCCTGgagattaa